A genome region from Dreissena polymorpha isolate Duluth1 chromosome 16, UMN_Dpol_1.0, whole genome shotgun sequence includes the following:
- the LOC127862854 gene encoding 110 kDa antigen-like, with translation MIFTVISVRFLHNLPHHYEYDSVYQGLLFRYISREYHQARKSQLELHFICRPCHLQTIDPEPLEETGNTEPKQEPEPMEETVYPEHMEDTEPTVEPVHLEQREDTEPTEEPVHLEQREYPEPTEEPVQEKPMQVDAHFDMSFDVNHRVADDPEEPQDTSLNAEPDLPNHIMEEEALTY, from the exons ATGATATTTACTGTAATAAGCGTTAGGTTTTTACATAATTTGCCCCATCATTACGAGTATGATAGTGTATATCAGGGTCTTCTGTTTAGGTATATCAGCAGGGAGTATCACCAGGCCCGTAAATCACAGCTCGAACTGCATTTTATATGCAGACCGTGCCATCTTCAGACCATCGATCCAGAGCCTTTGGAAGAAACCGGAAATACGGAGCCTAAGCAAGAACCCGAGCCGATGGAAGAAACCGTCTATCCTGAGCACATGGAAGATACTGAGCCCACGGTAGAACCAGTCCATCTAGAGCAGAGGGAAGATACTGAGCCCACGGAAGAACCAGTCCATCTAGAGCAGAGGGAATATCCTGAGCCCACGGAAGAACCAGTCCAGGAAAAGCCGATGCAGGTTGACGCTCACTTCGACATGAGTTTTGACGTAAATCACAGAGTGGCAGATGACCCGGAAGAACCACAAGACAC GTCCCTCAATGCAGAACCAGATCTTCCAAACCATATTATGGAAGAAGAGGCATTGACGTACTAA